In Bartonella bovis 91-4, the following proteins share a genomic window:
- a CDS encoding cytochrome (ubi)quinol oxidase subunit III — MSAVTMDKHHHDNSSVMIFGFWIYILSDLIVFATLFSSFAVFSASYGGGKAGSEFIDLNFVLVETAILLLSSITYGFVMVQVHKGNLAGVCLWMAITFVLGSCFIGMEIYEFRELLSEVYYYDAGAYADVDFATGTQLFGREVLSAYWSAFFALVGTHGLHVSVGLLWMIVMFLHLRRNGLDQNNKTRLTCLSIFWHLLDIVWVGVFTMVYLLGVL, encoded by the coding sequence ATGAGTGCGGTAACAATGGATAAGCATCATCACGACAATAGTTCGGTAATGATATTTGGATTTTGGATTTATATCCTTTCGGACTTGATTGTGTTTGCGACGCTTTTTTCAAGTTTTGCTGTATTTTCTGCTTCTTATGGTGGAGGTAAAGCAGGTAGTGAGTTTATTGATTTAAACTTTGTGTTAGTTGAAACAGCTATTTTGTTGTTGTCATCAATTACTTATGGTTTTGTAATGGTACAGGTCCATAAGGGTAATTTAGCTGGCGTATGTTTATGGATGGCTATAACTTTTGTGCTTGGGTCTTGCTTTATTGGGATGGAAATTTATGAATTCCGTGAACTTTTGAGCGAAGTATACTATTATGATGCTGGTGCTTATGCTGATGTTGATTTTGCAACCGGTACACAGCTTTTTGGGCGAGAGGTTCTATCTGCTTATTGGTCGGCGTTTTTTGCTTTGGTTGGTACCCACGGCCTCCATGTAAGTGTTGGTCTACTTTGGATGATTGTGATGTTCTTGCACCTGCGTCGTAATGGTTTGGATCAGAATAACAAAACACGTTTAACGTGCCTTTCAATTTTCTGGCATTTGCTTGATATTGTTTGGGTTGGTGTTTTTACTATGGTTTACTTATTAGGAGTACTGTAA
- the cyoD gene encoding cytochrome o ubiquinol oxidase subunit IV — protein MSMHDKTHNPSTGSYLVGFILAIFFTLGSFIPVMYGLLDSWAVSTKVIYLIGMALIQIVVQIVFFLHLNSGPDAKWNWITLWFAAMCVFIIIGGTWWAISHLNYNMMGGSGRIVVPEILEMNVTKPESASGEQEQEEPASLQEQRELVPEAQEPASGEEQEEPASEDSPSFND, from the coding sequence ATGAGCATGCATGACAAAACACATAATCCAAGTACTGGCTCTTATTTGGTTGGTTTTATTCTGGCTATTTTTTTTACTTTAGGTTCTTTTATTCCTGTGATGTATGGGCTGTTGGACAGCTGGGCAGTTAGTACAAAAGTTATTTATCTCATTGGTATGGCGCTGATCCAGATTGTCGTACAGATTGTTTTCTTTTTACACTTGAATTCTGGTCCAGATGCTAAGTGGAATTGGATAACTCTGTGGTTTGCAGCTATGTGCGTTTTCATTATTATTGGGGGAACGTGGTGGGCTATTTCTCACTTGAATTATAATATGATGGGTGGTTCAGGACGCATTGTTGTACCAGAAATATTAGAAATGAATGTAACTAAACCGGAATCAGCATCAGGTGAGCAAGAGCAAGAGGAGCCGGCATCACTTCAAGAACAGAGGGAATTAGTACCAGAGGCACAAGAACCAGCATCAGGTGAAGAGCAGGAAGAACCGGCATCGGAAGATTCGCCATCTTTTAATGACTAA
- the fabI gene encoding enoyl-ACP reductase FabI: MKGLMEGKRGLIMGIANDHSIAWGIACQLAEEGAELALTYQGDAFGKRVQPLAKKLGCKLLLECDVEKIENVDQVFEYLKKEWGSVDFVVHAIGYSDKTQLKGRYVDVTTRENFTRTMVISAYSFTEIAQRAGKLMPNGGTLLTLTYGASQQVVPNYNIMGIAKAALEAMVRYLAADFGPQNIRVNAISAGPVRTLAGNGIAAARAIFSYQRRNAPLRRTVNINEIGKSALYLLSDLSSGVTGEIHYVDSGYNIMSMPTLEELKQSEESQGE; the protein is encoded by the coding sequence ATGAAAGGTTTGATGGAGGGCAAGCGTGGTCTCATTATGGGCATTGCGAATGATCATTCAATTGCTTGGGGCATTGCATGTCAATTAGCAGAAGAAGGAGCTGAACTAGCATTGACTTATCAAGGAGATGCCTTTGGAAAACGCGTTCAACCACTTGCAAAAAAACTTGGCTGTAAATTATTGCTTGAATGTGATGTTGAAAAAATTGAAAATGTCGATCAAGTTTTTGAATATTTAAAAAAAGAGTGGGGATCGGTTGATTTCGTTGTCCATGCCATTGGTTATTCAGATAAAACACAATTAAAAGGGCGTTATGTTGATGTTACAACCCGCGAGAACTTTACTCGCACAATGGTAATTTCAGCTTATTCTTTTACGGAAATTGCTCAACGCGCGGGTAAGCTCATGCCCAATGGTGGAACACTTTTAACACTCACTTATGGAGCCTCACAGCAAGTTGTTCCTAACTACAATATTATGGGCATCGCTAAAGCAGCCTTAGAGGCTATGGTGCGTTATTTAGCTGCAGACTTTGGTCCTCAAAATATCCGCGTCAATGCAATTTCAGCCGGTCCTGTTCGAACTTTAGCTGGTAACGGCATTGCAGCCGCAAGAGCAATCTTCTCATACCAACGTCGTAATGCACCACTCCGTCGTACTGTAAACATTAATGAAATTGGGAAATCTGCTCTTTATTTACTTTCTGATTTATCATCAGGTGTTACTGGAGAAATCCACTATGTTGATTCAGGATACAACATCATGTCCATGCCAACACTTGAAGAACTAAAACAAAGTGAAGAATCTCAAGGAGAATAA
- the fabB gene encoding beta-ketoacyl-ACP synthase I, giving the protein MRRVVVTGMGIISSIGNGLQAVLTSLREAKSGISYAPEYAELGFRSRVYAKPNVNIEELVDRRAMRFHGHGTAWNHIAMDQAIADAGLEPNEVSNEHTGIIMGSGGPSTRSIVEAADITRQKGPKRVGPFVVPKAMSSTAAATLATFFKIKGVNYSISSACATSNHCIGNAYEMIQYGKQNRIFAGGCEDLDWTLSVLFDAMGAMSSKYNDTPEKASRAYDINRDGFVIAGGAGVLVLEELEVAKARSAKIYGEIVGYGATSDGHDMVSPSGEGAERCMRMALATVKNKIDYINPHATATPIGDPPEIEAIRRIFGAGDQCPPISATKSLTGHSLGAAGVQEAIYTLLMMNHNFICESAHIEELDPAFADMPIVRKRRDHQELNTVLSNTFGFGGTNATLVFQRYT; this is encoded by the coding sequence ATGCGTCGAGTTGTTGTAACCGGAATGGGAATTATCTCCTCGATTGGAAATGGACTTCAAGCTGTTTTAACAAGTTTGCGTGAAGCAAAATCAGGAATTTCTTATGCACCTGAATATGCTGAATTAGGCTTTCGTAGCAGAGTTTACGCTAAACCAAACGTAAATATAGAAGAATTGGTTGATCGACGAGCCATGCGTTTTCACGGTCATGGAACAGCGTGGAATCATATTGCTATGGACCAAGCAATTGCCGATGCAGGTTTAGAGCCCAATGAAGTATCAAATGAGCACACTGGTATTATTATGGGTTCTGGAGGACCTTCCACTCGATCAATTGTTGAAGCTGCCGATATTACACGTCAGAAAGGTCCAAAACGCGTTGGACCTTTTGTAGTACCCAAAGCAATGAGTTCCACGGCAGCAGCAACTCTTGCAACCTTCTTTAAAATTAAAGGAGTGAACTATTCGATTTCTTCAGCTTGCGCTACATCCAACCATTGTATCGGCAATGCTTATGAGATGATACAATACGGCAAACAGAATCGTATCTTTGCAGGAGGTTGTGAAGATTTAGATTGGACGTTATCTGTTTTATTTGATGCCATGGGAGCTATGTCTAGTAAATATAATGATACACCAGAAAAAGCTTCACGTGCTTATGATATTAATCGCGATGGATTTGTTATTGCTGGTGGAGCTGGTGTTTTGGTTCTTGAAGAGTTAGAAGTAGCTAAAGCACGTAGCGCAAAAATTTATGGTGAAATTGTCGGTTATGGTGCTACATCTGATGGGCATGATATGGTTTCTCCATCCGGTGAAGGAGCAGAAAGATGCATGCGTATGGCGCTTGCAACTGTAAAAAATAAAATTGATTACATCAATCCTCATGCAACAGCAACACCCATTGGTGATCCCCCTGAAATAGAAGCAATTCGCCGAATCTTTGGGGCAGGTGATCAATGCCCGCCAATTTCTGCCACAAAATCTTTAACGGGCCACTCTTTAGGTGCAGCAGGTGTTCAAGAAGCAATCTATACATTGTTAATGATGAATCATAACTTTATTTGTGAAAGTGCTCATATTGAAGAACTTGATCCCGCTTTTGCCGATATGCCGATTGTCCGTAAACGCCGTGATCATCAAGAATTAAATACTGTATTATCAAATACATTCGGTTTTGGAGGCACCAATGCAACGCTTGTTTTCCAACGTTATACATAA
- the fabA gene encoding 3-hydroxyacyl-[acyl-carrier-protein] dehydratase FabA, translating to MTEQKSRYTYKELLSCARGEMFGKGNAQLPAPPMLMIHRITQINETGGEYNKGIVRAEFDITPDLWFFDCHFIGDPVMPGCLGLDGLWQLTGFFLGWLGEPGKGRAISTGETKLSGMVTPQTQLLEYEINFKRIRRGNLVLGIADGEVKADGKAIYKANDLRVALFKED from the coding sequence ATGACTGAACAAAAGTCTCGCTACACTTATAAAGAGCTCCTGAGCTGTGCTCGCGGTGAAATGTTTGGTAAAGGTAATGCGCAATTGCCTGCACCACCAATGTTGATGATTCACCGAATCACTCAAATTAATGAAACTGGTGGTGAATATAATAAAGGGATAGTTCGTGCCGAATTTGACATCACTCCAGATCTATGGTTTTTCGATTGTCATTTCATCGGTGACCCTGTCATGCCAGGATGTCTCGGTTTAGATGGATTATGGCAATTAACAGGTTTTTTTCTTGGTTGGTTAGGTGAACCAGGAAAAGGGCGTGCTATATCGACAGGCGAAACAAAATTATCAGGCATGGTTACTCCACAAACTCAACTGCTTGAATATGAAATCAATTTTAAACGTATTCGACGTGGGAATTTGGTTTTAGGAATAGCAGATGGAGAAGTGAAGGCAGATGGAAAAGCCATTTACAAAGCCAATGATTTACGCGTTGCTTTATTTAAAGAAGATTAG
- the irrA gene encoding iron response transcriptional regulator IrrA, translated as MSCYSLPELEKHLRQNGLRPTRQRLELAKMIFSQGNRHIAAEELYEEAIKSNVPVSLATIYNTLHQFTEAGLLRIIAVEGLKTWFDTNTSDHYHFYIEGENRILDIPCNLKGSPIIENLPQPPEGMEISHVDLIIRLKPKN; from the coding sequence GTGAGTTGTTATTCCTTACCTGAATTAGAAAAGCATTTACGTCAAAATGGTTTGCGGCCAACACGCCAACGATTGGAGCTTGCAAAAATGATTTTTTCTCAAGGTAATCGCCATATTGCAGCTGAAGAACTTTATGAAGAGGCGATTAAATCAAATGTGCCTGTATCTTTAGCGACAATTTATAATACACTTCATCAATTTACGGAAGCTGGTTTATTGCGAATTATTGCTGTAGAAGGTTTAAAAACTTGGTTTGATACGAATACATCTGATCATTATCATTTCTATATTGAAGGTGAAAATCGTATTCTTGATATTCCTTGTAATTTAAAAGGGTCTCCTATCATTGAAAATTTGCCTCAACCGCCAGAGGGAATGGAAATTTCACATGTTGATTTAATTATTCGGTTAAAACCCAAAAATTAG
- a CDS encoding SH3 domain-containing protein codes for MKNSTWFRFLTFLLCILITGGFLFSSLVLSYAQVPNQNLGPSGLPLPRFASIKPARVNVRVGPGSNYPITFTYQKQGLPIEIIQEYDQWRKIRDAEGDEGWVYQSLLSGKRTAITIPWQKDKTKRLIVRQTPTDNAKVLAEVEPNIIGNIRQCDGHWCELDIRNIRGWLHQTQLWGIYPGEKIKN; via the coding sequence GTGAAAAATTCTACCTGGTTTCGATTTTTAACATTCCTATTATGTATATTAATTACAGGAGGATTCTTATTCAGTTCTCTTGTTTTATCGTACGCACAAGTACCCAATCAAAATTTGGGCCCAAGTGGTTTACCACTTCCACGATTTGCTTCAATTAAGCCTGCACGTGTTAATGTACGCGTGGGACCAGGAAGTAATTATCCTATTACTTTTACTTATCAAAAGCAGGGTTTACCTATTGAAATTATTCAAGAATACGATCAATGGCGCAAAATTCGTGATGCTGAAGGTGACGAAGGATGGGTTTACCAATCACTTTTATCGGGAAAACGGACTGCTATAACTATTCCATGGCAAAAAGATAAAACAAAAAGACTTATAGTACGCCAAACCCCAACAGATAATGCAAAAGTTTTAGCAGAAGTAGAACCTAATATTATCGGAAACATTCGTCAATGTGACGGGCATTGGTGCGAACTGGATATTCGTAACATTCGCGGGTGGCTTCATCAAACTCAATTATGGGGGATTTATCCTGGTGAAAAAATAAAAAATTAA
- a CDS encoding NlpC/P60 family protein codes for MMHKDPRLYPLRNDPTNQHLAKEMTTQYPIQGEKKRVNTAVAGLFKDKSQKSERQTECLFGEELLIFEPGETMSWGQSLKDNYVGYIDTSILCTSTIKQTHIVSVPRTFQYLQADLRGPAESALSIGSKVSVVDEIETRNIMYSILENGKAIVSCHLKPIEHIHEDYVTVAQTLVGTPYLWGGISGFGIDCSGLVQLSMMMAGQMVLRDTDMQCKTIGKQLTDNESLQRGDLIFWKGHVAIMVDHQNIIHANGKSMDVMIEPLEEVLTHFAKKNQYIIAKRRPI; via the coding sequence ATGATGCATAAAGATCCACGATTATATCCACTCAGAAATGATCCTACAAATCAACATCTTGCAAAAGAAATGACAACTCAATATCCTATTCAAGGAGAAAAAAAACGCGTTAATACAGCGGTTGCCGGTTTATTTAAGGATAAAAGTCAAAAAAGCGAAAGGCAAACTGAATGTCTTTTTGGAGAAGAGCTTTTAATCTTTGAACCAGGAGAAACCATGTCATGGGGGCAATCACTCAAAGATAACTATGTGGGTTATATTGACACAAGCATTCTTTGTACATCAACTATAAAACAAACTCATATCGTTTCAGTGCCACGTACCTTTCAATATTTACAAGCTGACTTACGTGGCCCCGCAGAAAGTGCCTTATCCATAGGAAGCAAAGTAAGTGTTGTTGATGAAATTGAGACACGAAATATAATGTATTCTATCCTTGAAAATGGAAAAGCTATTGTTTCTTGTCACCTTAAGCCTATTGAACATATCCATGAGGATTATGTTACAGTCGCACAAACTCTTGTCGGCACACCTTATCTTTGGGGTGGTATTAGTGGTTTTGGTATTGATTGCTCAGGACTGGTCCAGCTTTCCATGATGATGGCAGGTCAGATGGTTTTACGTGATACAGATATGCAATGTAAAACTATAGGAAAACAATTGACAGATAATGAAAGTCTTCAACGGGGAGACCTGATTTTTTGGAAAGGCCATGTTGCTATTATGGTCGATCATCAAAATATCATTCACGCAAATGGCAAATCTATGGATGTTATGATCGAACCATTAGAAGAAGTTCTCACGCATTTTGCTAAGAAAAATCAGTATATTATAGCAAAACGTCGACCAATCTAG
- a CDS encoding leucyl aminopeptidase family protein codes for MLQHQINFTSTRADNSCPIILVRQKNCADLSFDTSTTKWMKVNNFTGKAGQILFVPHETGQLKKVLFGIGNGEEPFITGLLAKHLSTGHWHLQGSTANEINTYLGLALGSYQFNRYRQNPSCKSLSIHVHDTIDLDELKRIYETVFFVRDLINTPANDMNPNTLETITHQLGQTYNAHVKSICGDQLLKQNFPMIHAVGRASNIAPRLIELQWGQENHPKITLVGKGVTFDTGGLDIKSASNMLLMKKDMSGGAHALGLAKLIMDAQLPFRLQVLIPAVENAISANAFRPSDILKSRKGLSIEIGNTDAEGRLILADALTYGDENKPQFMLCMASLTGAARIALGPDLPAFYCNDSLWAQKISQAANCVDDPLWQMPLWQPYKEKLSSPIADLNNTTGDNFAGSITAALFLNSFVEKAQHFAHFDLYGWIPKEKPGYPIGGNAQVIRALYYLFKNKS; via the coding sequence ATGCTTCAACACCAAATTAATTTCACTTCAACACGTGCCGACAATAGTTGCCCTATTATTTTAGTGCGCCAAAAAAATTGCGCTGATTTATCATTTGATACATCCACAACCAAATGGATGAAAGTCAATAACTTTACCGGAAAAGCAGGACAAATATTATTTGTTCCTCATGAAACAGGGCAATTAAAAAAAGTTTTATTTGGAATCGGTAATGGTGAAGAACCTTTTATCACAGGACTTCTCGCCAAACATCTCTCTACCGGACATTGGCATCTACAAGGATCAACTGCAAACGAAATAAACACTTATTTGGGATTAGCATTAGGAAGTTATCAATTTAACCGCTATCGCCAAAATCCTTCCTGTAAATCATTATCGATTCATGTTCATGACACAATTGATCTTGATGAACTTAAACGAATTTATGAAACTGTCTTTTTTGTCCGCGATCTCATCAACACTCCAGCCAATGATATGAACCCTAATACTTTGGAGACCATAACACACCAACTAGGACAAACTTATAATGCTCATGTCAAAAGCATTTGTGGAGATCAACTCCTTAAACAAAACTTTCCAATGATTCATGCCGTAGGGCGAGCAAGCAACATTGCACCACGACTTATTGAATTACAATGGGGGCAGGAAAATCACCCTAAAATAACATTAGTTGGTAAAGGCGTGACCTTTGATACTGGAGGATTAGACATTAAATCAGCCAGCAACATGCTGCTAATGAAAAAAGATATGAGTGGTGGTGCACATGCCTTAGGCTTAGCTAAGCTTATTATGGATGCACAATTACCTTTCCGTTTACAGGTTCTGATTCCAGCCGTTGAAAATGCTATTTCGGCTAATGCCTTTCGACCAAGTGATATCTTAAAAAGTCGAAAAGGATTAAGTATTGAAATTGGCAATACAGATGCTGAAGGTCGGCTTATTCTTGCCGATGCATTAACTTATGGTGATGAAAACAAACCTCAATTTATGCTTTGTATGGCTAGTTTAACAGGAGCTGCTCGCATAGCATTAGGTCCAGATCTTCCTGCATTTTATTGCAATGACTCATTATGGGCACAAAAAATTTCTCAAGCTGCTAACTGTGTTGATGACCCTCTTTGGCAAATGCCACTTTGGCAACCCTATAAGGAAAAATTATCATCACCGATTGCTGATCTCAATAATACAACTGGAGATAACTTCGCTGGCTCCATAACTGCTGCTTTATTTTTAAACTCTTTTGTTGAAAAAGCCCAACATTTTGCTCATTTTGATCTTTATGGGTGGATACCAAAAGAAAAACCGGGTTATCCTATTGGTGGCAATGCACAAGTTATTCGTGCCCTTTATTATCTTTTCAAAAACAAAAGTTAA
- the coaA gene encoding type I pantothenate kinase, with the protein MIDINLSKTNQEDDLINYISGPYSPYSIFTAQEWSQFRADTPLTLTFDEIKRLRSIGDPIDLEEVQRIYLSLSRLLSCRVEAVQKLFQKRQQFLHKEDTIKTPFIIGISGSVAVGKSTTARILQELLKRWTSSFKVDLVTTDGFLYPNAVLEKKNRMNRKGFPDSYDIKKLLRFLSTIKAGVGNVSVPLYSHTTYDVLENEEAIIDRPDILIVEGINVLQVSNFPNDKKIMPFVSDFFDFSIYVDAETEMIHRWYLDRFKRLRKTAFQNLESYFHRYALLSEEEALKIADNLWHTINLKNLQENILPTRPRANLILRKGRNHLVEYVALRKL; encoded by the coding sequence ATGATTGATATTAATCTGTCAAAAACCAATCAAGAAGATGATTTGATCAATTACATTTCTGGCCCCTATTCTCCTTATAGTATCTTTACAGCACAAGAATGGTCCCAGTTTCGTGCAGATACACCGCTTACTTTAACCTTTGATGAAATTAAGCGTTTACGATCAATTGGCGATCCTATTGATCTTGAAGAAGTACAACGCATTTATCTCTCTTTGTCACGTTTGTTATCATGTCGCGTTGAAGCAGTGCAAAAACTCTTCCAAAAACGACAACAATTTTTGCACAAAGAAGATACAATAAAAACTCCTTTTATCATTGGAATTTCCGGCTCTGTTGCAGTAGGAAAATCAACCACTGCACGTATCCTTCAAGAACTTTTGAAACGCTGGACATCCAGCTTTAAAGTCGACCTAGTGACAACTGATGGCTTTCTTTATCCCAATGCTGTGTTAGAGAAAAAAAATCGTATGAATCGTAAAGGTTTTCCTGATTCTTATGACATTAAAAAATTGCTGCGCTTTCTTTCTACTATAAAAGCTGGTGTCGGTAATGTCAGCGTGCCGCTTTATTCACATACAACCTATGATGTTTTAGAAAATGAAGAGGCTATCATTGACCGCCCTGACATTTTAATTGTTGAAGGTATTAATGTGCTTCAGGTCAGCAATTTTCCCAATGATAAGAAAATTATGCCTTTTGTTTCAGATTTTTTTGATTTTTCAATCTATGTAGACGCTGAAACAGAAATGATTCACCGTTGGTATTTAGATCGTTTCAAGCGTTTACGTAAAACAGCATTTCAAAATCTTGAATCCTATTTTCATCGTTATGCACTCTTAAGTGAAGAAGAAGCTTTAAAAATTGCTGATAATCTTTGGCATACGATTAATTTAAAAAATTTACAGGAAAATATATTGCCAACACGGCCACGGGCTAATCTTATTCTACGCAAAGGAAGAAACCATTTGGTCGAATATGTCGCACTTCGAAAACTATAA
- a CDS encoding asparaginase, giving the protein MKKIVIGTLGGTITMAPDSFRKMQPTLTSDILIKSVPDLKNIADIHAQTLTQLPSGSLSFKILFETIEWATQQIAAGADGIILTQGTDTLEETAFFLSLYWNKVEPLVITGAMRLPCDAGADGPANLLAATRVAADQQSRNRGVLVVINDTIHSPYWVQKSHTVKVETFQSDLAGALGTILEGKLIYFNDRNFFPTTFTFPQNYNHQVALLYSSLSSDTNLMKFCLESGHYAGLVIAGFGAGHCSSQEADIVRQYAKKIPIIIASRSYNGSTAKTTYGYKGSEIDMIASGALMSGYLSAVKARLLLWSFLAQGLSQEQINMYWNDWTIS; this is encoded by the coding sequence ATGAAAAAAATAGTCATAGGAACATTGGGTGGCACTATTACAATGGCGCCCGATAGTTTTAGGAAAATGCAACCAACTTTAACCTCAGATATCCTCATAAAAAGTGTTCCTGATTTAAAAAATATTGCCGATATTCACGCTCAAACATTAACACAATTACCAAGTGGATCTTTATCTTTTAAAATTCTTTTTGAAACAATAGAATGGGCAACACAACAAATCGCAGCCGGTGCTGATGGTATTATTTTAACACAAGGTACTGATACACTAGAAGAAACCGCTTTTTTTCTTTCTCTTTACTGGAATAAAGTTGAACCACTTGTTATAACTGGCGCTATGCGTCTACCTTGTGATGCAGGTGCTGATGGGCCTGCTAATCTTTTAGCTGCAACCCGTGTTGCTGCTGATCAACAAAGTCGTAACAGAGGTGTCTTGGTTGTGATCAACGACACTATTCATTCACCCTACTGGGTGCAGAAAAGTCATACTGTCAAAGTTGAAACATTTCAGTCAGATTTAGCAGGTGCTTTAGGAACAATTTTGGAAGGAAAACTTATTTATTTTAATGACCGAAATTTCTTCCCTACAACCTTTACGTTTCCCCAAAATTATAATCACCAAGTTGCACTTCTGTACTCCTCTCTCTCATCTGATACAAACTTAATGAAATTCTGTCTTGAAAGTGGACATTATGCAGGCCTTGTTATAGCTGGTTTTGGTGCAGGTCATTGCTCTTCTCAAGAAGCAGATATTGTACGACAATACGCCAAAAAAATTCCAATTATCATCGCAAGCCGTTCTTATAATGGATCAACAGCTAAAACAACCTACGGTTATAAAGGTTCAGAAATTGATATGATCGCTTCTGGCGCCTTAATGTCAGGTTATTTATCTGCAGTGAAAGCGCGTTTACTTTTATGGTCTTTTTTGGCACAAGGTCTATCACAGGAACAAATTAATATGTATTGGAATGATTGGACTATAAGCTGA
- the hslU gene encoding ATP-dependent protease ATPase subunit HslU: MCVVFSPRETVSELDRFIIGQKDAKRSVAIALRNRWRRQQLEGQMREEVMPKNILMIGPTGVGKTGIARRLAKLAGAPFVKVEATKFTEVGYVGRDVEQIIRDLVEIAISLVREKKRNEVKAKAHMNAEERVLDALVGKTASPATRDSFRKKLREGELDVKEIEIEVADNSSNGTPTFDIPGMPGAQMGIMNLSDIFGKMGTRTKIRKTTVKDAFKPLIDDESEKLLDQDQIIQEALRVAENDGIVFIDEIDKIATRDGGVGATVSREGVQRDLLPLVEGTTVATKYGQIKTDHILFIASGAFHVSKPSDLLPELQGRLPIRVELNALTREDLRRILTEPEASLIKQYIALMATEEVHLEITDDAIDALADIAVDLNARIENIGARRLQTVMERVLDEISFTAPDKAGTSFKVDAAYVKQSIGDLAADVDLSRFIL; encoded by the coding sequence ATGTGTGTTGTATTTTCTCCTCGCGAAACTGTTTCTGAACTTGATCGTTTTATTATTGGTCAAAAAGACGCTAAACGTTCTGTTGCTATTGCCTTGCGTAATAGGTGGCGTCGGCAACAACTTGAAGGACAAATGCGTGAAGAAGTTATGCCGAAAAATATTTTAATGATAGGGCCAACAGGTGTTGGTAAAACAGGAATAGCACGTCGATTGGCAAAACTTGCTGGGGCACCTTTTGTTAAAGTAGAAGCTACTAAATTTACCGAAGTTGGTTATGTTGGGCGTGATGTTGAACAAATTATTCGTGATCTTGTTGAAATAGCAATTTCTCTTGTACGCGAAAAAAAGCGGAATGAGGTGAAAGCTAAAGCCCATATGAATGCTGAAGAGCGAGTTTTAGACGCTCTTGTTGGCAAAACGGCAAGCCCTGCTACACGTGACAGTTTTCGTAAAAAATTACGCGAAGGTGAATTGGATGTAAAAGAAATTGAGATTGAAGTAGCCGATAATAGTAGTAATGGTACTCCTACCTTTGATATTCCTGGTATGCCTGGTGCACAAATGGGTATTATGAATCTATCAGATATTTTTGGCAAAATGGGGACTCGTACAAAAATCCGCAAAACAACTGTAAAAGATGCTTTTAAACCATTAATTGATGATGAATCTGAAAAACTTCTTGATCAGGATCAAATTATTCAAGAAGCATTGCGTGTGGCTGAAAATGATGGGATTGTTTTTATTGATGAGATTGATAAGATTGCGACCAGAGATGGTGGAGTAGGTGCTACTGTTTCACGAGAAGGGGTCCAACGAGATCTTTTGCCTTTAGTTGAAGGAACAACAGTTGCTACTAAATATGGGCAAATAAAAACAGATCATATCCTTTTTATTGCTTCTGGTGCGTTTCATGTATCCAAGCCATCTGATTTATTGCCAGAGCTTCAAGGTCGTTTGCCTATACGCGTAGAGTTAAATGCTTTAACGAGGGAAGATTTACGGCGTATTCTTACTGAACCTGAAGCAAGTTTGATTAAGCAATATATTGCTTTAATGGCGACAGAAGAGGTTCATTTAGAAATTACAGATGATGCAATTGATGCTTTGGCTGATATTGCTGTTGATTTAAACGCAAGGATTGAGAATATTGGTGCACGTCGCTTGCAAACAGTGATGGAACGTGTTCTAGATGAAATTTCTTTTACAGCACCTGATAAAGCTGGCACTTCATTTAAAGTTGATGCTGCATATGTCAAACAATCTATAGGTGATCTGGCTGCAGATGTTGATCTTTCACGTTTTATTCTTTAA